In the genome of Raphanus sativus cultivar WK10039 chromosome 4, ASM80110v3, whole genome shotgun sequence, one region contains:
- the LOC108851738 gene encoding putative pectate lyase 11 produces MVWYSTNPFVYTFICLLSLGNTIAFSSSSLLHTQDPNLVVDEVNRSVFNASRRSLAYLSCRTGNPIDDCWRCDPNWEINRQRLADCAIGFGKNAIGGRDGRIYVVIDAANDDPVNPRPGTLRHAVTQEEPLWIIFKRDMVIRLKKELIITSFKTIDGRGSSVHITGGPCIKIHYATNIIIHGVNIHDCKPGSGGMIRDGPRHTGWWIPSDGDAVAIFGGKHVWIDHCSLSNCNDGLIDAIHGSTAITISNNYMTHHDKVMLLGHSDSYTQDKNMQVTIAFNHFGEGLVQRMPRCRHGYFHVVNNDYTHWEMYAIGGSASPTIFSQGNRFLAPNTRFNKEVTKHEDAPESEWRGWNWRSEGDMLLNGAYFRQSGAGASSTYARASSLSARPSSLVGSITTTAGTLSCRRGRRC; encoded by the exons ATGGTTTGGTATTCTACTAATCCTTTTGTTTACACTTTTATATGTCTCCTATCACTCGGCAACACGATTGCATTCTCTTCAAGTTCGTTGCTGCATACTCAAGATCCTAATCTAGTAGTTGACGAGGTTAATAG AAGTGTATTCAATGCGTCAAGGAGGAGCCTGGCCTATCTATCCTGTAGAACCGGTAATCCTATTGATGACTGTTGGCGTTGCGATCCAAATTGGGAGATAAACCGCCAACGGCTAGCCGATTGTGCTATAGGGTTTGGTAAAAACGCTATCGGAGGCCGCGATGGCCGAATTTACGTGGTCATAGATGCGGCCAACGATGATCCAGTAAACCCCAGACCGGGAACACTAAGACATGCGGTAACGCAAGAAGAGCCATTATGGATCATTTTCAAGAGAGATATGGTCATTAGGCTCAAGAAAGAACTTATCATCACATCTTTCAAGACAATTGATGGTAGAGGCTCAAGTGTTCACATAACCGGTGGACCTTGCATTAAAATCCACTATGCAACTAACATCATCATACATGGCGTTAACATTCATGACTGCAAACCAGGATCAG GTGGCATGATAAGAGATGGCCCACGTCACACCGGGTGGTGGATCCCGTCAGATGGAGATGCAGTGGCGATATTTGGAGGGAAACATGTGTGGATCGACCATTGCTCTTTGTCGAACTGCAATGATGGTCTCATAGACGCCATTCATGGTTCGACGGCTATAACCATATCGAACAACTACATGACGCACCATGACAAGGTCATGCTTTTAGGACACAGCGATAGCTATACACAGGACAAAAACATGCAAGTCACCATTGCGTTTAACCATTTCGGAGAAGGGCTCGTTCAAAGGATGCCACG ATGCAGGCATGGATATTTCCATGTGGTGAACAATGATTATACACACTGGGAAATGTATGCCATCGGTGGAAGTGCTTCTCCAACGATATTCAGTCAAGGCAATAGATTTCTCGCTCCTAACACCCGATTTAATAAAGAG GTTACAAAACATGAAGATGCACCCGAAAGCGAATGGAGAGGTTGGAACTGGAGATCGGAAGGGGATATGTTGTTAAACGGAGCATATTTCCGGCAGTCAGGTGCCGGAGCTTCATCGACATATGCAAGAGCTTCGAGCCTAAGTGCTAGGCCATCATCGCTTGTGGGTTCCATCACGACGACAGCAGGAACACTAAGTTGTCGGCGCGGTCGTCGCTGTTGA
- the LOC108848586 gene encoding uncharacterized membrane protein At3g27390 — MEPPKGFRASLLQFFIFLPYFIGLLFLGVIKGIVLCPLVCLVVTIGNSAVILSLLPVHIVWTFYSIVRAKQIGQILKFFLCLCFPAAIILWLVLGILASLLGGALYGFLSPIFATFDAVGEGKPYPFFHCFYDGTWSTLKRSFTVVRDFKDVCFHSYFSLMDELRTCCPDQKHYEIRLLQLPGAMIVSALGILVDLPVITLVAICKSPYMLFKGWHRLFQDLIGREGPFLETMCVPIAGLVILLWPLAVVGAVLGSVVSSIFLGAYAGVVSYQESSFYYGLCFVVAAVSIYDEYSTDILDMPEGSCFPRPKYREKETESTAFSGPIPRLGSLKNTASTRDGSVKVPMIDIKPLDLLDDLFVECRKFGEALASKGLINSKDIEEARSSKGSQVISVGLPAYALLYEILRSVKANTTGLLLSDGVTELTTKNRPKDAFFDWFLHPFLILKEQMKATNLSEDEEEYLGRLVLLYGDSERLKNSYADSASPTLTERKRAELDAFARRINGLTKTVSRYPTFRRHFVCLVKKLSEDLDLKDGGSAKEEGSITEAPAPAKIFSRMFSKSQRSFRRKGSINGSDQETRKGVSRSVHIV, encoded by the exons ATGGAGCCTCCAAAAGGATTTCGAGCTTCTTTGTTGCAATTCTTTATATTCCTTCCCTATTTCATTGGATTGCTGTTTCTGGGTGTTATCAAAG GTATCGTTTTGTGTCCACTCGTATGCCTCGTTGTGACAATAGGCAACTCTGCAGTCATACTAAGTCTTTTGCCCGTTCACATCGTTTGGACTTTCTATTCAATAGTGAG AGCCAAACAAATAGGACAGATCTTGAAGTTCTTTCTATGCTTATGTTTCCCTGCCGCCATCATTCTCTGGCTAGTTCTTGGTATTTTAGCAAGTCTTCTTGGAGGAGCTTTATACGGTTTCCTCTCCCCTATATTCGCCACCTTTGACGCCGTTGGAGAGGGCAAGCCTTACCCTTTTTTCCATTGCTTTTACGATGGAACTTGGAGCACCCTCAAGCGGAGCTTCACCGTCGTCCGCGACTTCAAAGACGTGTGCTTCCACTCCTACTTCTCGCTAATGGATGAGCTTAGAACATGTTGCCCTGATCAGAAACATTATGAGATAAGGCTGCTTCAACTTCCAGGGGCTATGATAGTTTCGGCTCTCGGGATTCTTGTTGATCTACCGGTGATCACACTCGTAGCCATATGCAAAAGCCCTTACATGCTCTTCAAAGGATGGCACCGTTTGTTTCAAGATCTCATCGGACGCGAAGGTCCTTTCTTGGAGACGATGTGTGTCCCCATCGCGGGGCTAGTGATCTTGCTCTGGCCCTTGGCTGTCGTGGGCGCGGTTCTTGGTTCAGTGGTCTCTAGTATCTTCCTCGGTGCTTATGCAGGAGTAGTCTCGTATCAAGAATCGTCTTTTTACTATGGACTATGCTTTGTTGTTGCCGCTGTGTCCATCTACGACGAGTATAGCACAGATATACTTGACATGCCTGAAGGATCTTGCTTCCCAAGGCCTAAGTATCGAGAAAAAGAAACCGAATCAACGGCTTTTTCGGGTCCTATACCAAGATTAGGCTCTCTCAAGAACACAGCTTCAACAAGAGATGGATCAGTTAAAGTCCCTATGATTGATATTAAGCCTCTCGAC CTCTTGGATGATCTATTTGTGGAATGTAGGAAGTTTGGTGAAGCTTTGGCGAGTAAAGGGCTAATAAACTCGAAAGATATCGAAGAGGCCAGGTCTAGTAAAGGCAGCCAAGTGATCAGCGTTGGCTTACCAGCTTATGCACTTCTTTACGAGATTCTACGCTCTGTCAAAGCCAATACTACCGGCTTGTTACTCA GTGACGGTGTAACAGAACTAACTACCAAGAACCGACCAAAGGATGCTTTCTTTGATTGGTTTCTGCATCCGTTTTTGATACTAAAGGAGCAGATGAAAGCTACAAACTTGTCTGAGGATGAAGAAGAGTATCTCGGGAGATTGGTGTTGCTTTATGGAGACTCAGAGAGGCTCAAGAACTCGTATGCTGATTCTGCTTCCCCTACTCTCACAGAGCGTAAAAGAGCTGAGCTTGACGCCTTTGCTCGCAG GATTAATGGGCTAACGAAAACAGTATCAAGGTATCCAACCTTCCGTAGACATTTTGTGTGTTTAGTGAAGAAACTATCAGAGGACTTGGACCTGAAGGATGGCGGCTCGGCAAAGGAGGAAGGGTCTATAACGGAAGCGCCTGCTCctgctaaaatattttctaggaTGTTCAGTAAGAGTCAAAGATCGTTCAGAAGAAAAGGGAGTATCAATGGATCCGATCAAGAAACACGGAAGGGTGTTTCAAGAAGTGTACATATCGTTTAA
- the LOC108829599 gene encoding succinate dehydrogenase [ubiquinone] iron-sulfur subunit 1, mitochondrial, translating into MSSGLIGRLVRTKPSRLATSSARLIPSRFCTSSATEPEPSKPSKFKTFQIYRWNPDNPSKPELQDYKIDLKDCGPMVLDALIKIKNEMDPSLTFRRSCREGICGSCAMNIDGCNGLACLTKIEGGDGAKETTITPLPHMFVIKDLVVDMTNFYNQYKSIEPWLKRKSPAAEPGKEILQSKKDRAKLDGMYECILCACCSTSCPSYWWNPESYLGPAALLHANRWISDSRDEYTKERLEAIDDEFKLYRCHTILNCARACPKGLNPGKQIAHIKQLQR; encoded by the exons atgtcgtCCGGTTTAATCGGAAGATTGGTTAGAACCAAACCGTCGCGATTAGCCACATCATCGGCGAGGCTAATCCCATCGCGATTCTGCACGTCATCCGCAACCGAACCGGAACCATCGAAACCATCGAAGTTCAAGACGTTCCAGATCTACCGATGGAACCCCGACAACCCTAGCAAGCCCGAGCTCCAAGACTACAAGATCGATCTCAAGGACTGCGGCCCCATGGTCCTGGACGCTCTCATCAAGATCAAAAACGAGATGGATCCCTCCCTCACGTTCCGCCGCTCGTGCCGAGAAGGGATCTGCGGGTCGTGCGCGATGAACATCGACGGGTGCAACGGGCTCGCGTGTCTGACGAAGATCGAAGGAGGCGACGGGGCCAAGGAGACGACGATCACTCCGCTGCCTCATATGTTCGTGATCAAGGATCTGGTGGTGGACATGACTAATTTTTATAATCAGTACAAGAGTATCGAGCCGTGGCTGAAGAGGAAGAGCCCGGCGGCTGAGCCTGGGAAGGAGATTCTGCAGAGTAAGAAGGATAGGGCTAAGCTTGATGGGATGTATGAGTGTATCTTGTGTGCTTGTTGTAGCACTTCTTGTCCTAGTTACTGGTGGAACCCTGAGTCTTACCTTGGCCCTGCCGCTTTGCTACACGCCAACAG GTGGATAAGCGATAGTCGTGATGAGTACACTAAGGAAAGGCTTGAGGCAATTGACGATGAGTTCAAGCTTTACCGTTGCCATACGATCTTGAACTGTGCTCGTGCTTGTCCTAAGGGTTTGAACCCGGGAAAACAGATCGCGCACATCAAGCAACTTCAGCGTTGA
- the LOC108829601 gene encoding uncharacterized protein LOC108829601, which translates to MRREGRQHGIVRTYRILPPPPLNPRLVNSATSSTSSALFTKLPSKPTRAHRRIWSGQVHWLRSNDIPSSSYKLLTCRIITGPRSVLNLNGLSDLDCEDYKGGEAEVETIKRGNEHDSDKEDGGSRGGAWDGDENTSFYDVGMMMMEHVLDDDEQEEDGWCLV; encoded by the coding sequence ATGAGACGAGAAGGTCGGCAACATGGTATTGTCCGAACTTACCGGATTCTTCCACCGCCGCCGCTTAATCCAAGGCTGGTCAACTCTGCCACTTCATCCACATCCTCAGCATTGTTTACCAAATTGCCATCCAAACCGACCAGAGCTCACCGGAGAATATGGTCTGGCCAGGTGCATTGGCTGAGATCAAACGACATCCCTTCATCCAGCTACAAACTCCTGACTTGTCGGATCATTACCGGACCGAGATCCGTTTTGAATCTCAACGGTTTATCTGATCTTGATTGTGAAGACTACAAAGGAGGAGAAGCTGAAGTTGAAACGATTAAGAGAGGGAATGAACATGATAGCGACAAAGAAGATGGTGGGTCTCGTGGTGGTGCGTGGGATGGTGATGAAAACACGAGTTTTTACGATGtggggatgatgatgatggaacATGTGTTAGATGACgatgaacaagaagaagatggttGGTGTTTGGTTTGA